A region of the Oncorhynchus nerka isolate Pitt River unplaced genomic scaffold, Oner_Uvic_2.0 unplaced_scaffold_4912, whole genome shotgun sequence genome:
ACTGTGATATGTGTATGACGGTAATCGATTCACTCTACCAGCTGGTTCATGGGTAATCTTTCCCATAGTTCACTGTGATATGTTTACGACAGTAATCTGATTCACTGTACCAGCTGGTTCATGGGTAATCTTTCCCATAGTTCACTGTGATAGGTGTTTATGACAGTAATCTGATTCACTGTACCAGCTGGTTCATGGGTAATCTTTCCCATAGTTCACTGTGATATGTGTTTATGACAGTAATCTGATTCACTCTACCAGCTGGTTCATGGGTAATCTTTCCCATAGTTCACTGTGATATGTGTATGACAGTAATCTGATTCACTGTACCAGCTGGTTCATGGGTAATCTTTCCCATAGTTCACTGTGATAGGTTTACGACAGTAATCTGATTCACTGTACCAGCTGGTTCATGGGTAATCTTTCCCATAGTTCACTGTGATATGTGTATGACAGTAATCTGATTCACTGTACCAGCTGGTTCATGGGTAATCTTTCCCATAGTtcactgtgatatgtgtgtgACAGTAATCTGATTCACTGTACCAGTCAAttcttggggtggcagggtagcctagtggttagagcgttggactagtaaccggaaggttgcaagttcaaacccccgagctgacaaggtacaaatctgtcgttctgcccctgaacaggcagttaacacactgttcctaggccgtcattgtaagatAAGAATTTGGGTAATCTTTCCCATAGTTcactgtgaaatatatatatatatatgtctgtgTATTGGCCTGTGTGTGGTGCAGGTGTGTTCCTCCCCCTAGCCGTGGCGTGTGGCGTGCAGATGCCTcatgtgtctccctgtgtgtggtGCAGGTGTGTTCCTCCCCCTAGCCGTGGCGTGTGGCGTGCAGATGCCTcatgtgtctccctgtgtgtgtgtgtgtgtgttcctccccCTAGCCGTGGCGTGTGGCGTGCCCACAGCGCCGCTGAATGGAGGCGTCCAGGCTGTTGATTACTCCGTGGCAGCACGATTAACCTACTTCTGCAACAACGGCTTCCAGGCTCTCCTCCCAAGGATCTCACCGCCACCGTCTCTGCCAGCCTGACGGCACATGGAGCAACCACAACAAGATACCTCGCTGCCCAGGTAGGAAGGGAGATACGATTAACACCACACTCATGGAGCAACCTTCTTATTTGCAGGTAGGAAGGGAGATACGTTAACACACACTCATGGAGTAACCACAACAAGATACCAGACTGCCCAGGTAGGAAGGGAGATGcaattaacacacacactcatggagTAACCACAACAAAATACCTCGCAGCCCAAGAGTTTCACCCCTGTCTGTGTTGGTTTGTTCTTTGTGTTTGTGGTCCCACAGTGAGGTGGTCTGCCCCAGTTTGGGCTCCTTCTCTCTGGACCATGAGTTACTCATTCTGTGTTTTGTGGTCCCACAGTGGTGGTCTGCCCCAGTCTGGGCTCCTTCTCTCTGGACCATGAGTTTACTATTCTTTGTGTTTGTGGGTCCCACAGTGGTGGTCTGCCCCAGTCTGGTTCCTTCTCTCTGGACCACGGGAAGTGGACGATCGTCACGGGTCCAGCTATGAGTTCAGAACCAGGTGGTCTTCAGCTGTAACCGGGTTACTACCGGCTCGGTCCCGCCCACATCCAGTGCCTGGCCAATGGGGCGTGGGCTGAGGCGGCAAAGGCGACCTCGATGCAGAGGTGGGTGGTGACATTTTACCACTGAAGACTTGATCTCGTCTTGATCAAGTCTTCGTTGTGTAAATCGTCTCTGTGTTGTCATGGGGAACTATTGTAGGGAGAGTCTTGAATAGATTCAGTTGTTTTCTCTttgaacggtgtgtgtgtgtgtgtgtgtgtgtgtgtgtgtgtgtgtgtgtgtgtgtctgtgtgtgtgtgtgtgtctctgtgtgtctctctgtgtgtgtgtgtgtgtgtctgtgtgtctgtgtgtgtgtgtgtctgtgtgtgtgtgtctctgtgtgtgtgtgtgtgtgtgtgtgtgtgtgtgtgtgtgtgtgtctgtgtgtgtgtctctgtgtgtgtgtgtgtgtgtgtctctggtatatgtgtgtgtgtgtgtgtgtgtgtctctgtgtgtgtctgtgtgtgtgtgtgtgtctgtgtgtgtgtgtgtgtgtgtgtgtgtgtgtgtgtgtgtgtgtgtgtgtgtgtctgtgtgtgtgtgtgtgtgtgtgtgtctctgtgtgtgtgtgtgtgtgtgtgtgtgtgtgtgtgtgtgtgtgtgtgtgtgtgtgtgtgtgtggtgtgtgtgtgtgtaagacaaGTATTGGATTGATCCATTCAGTAATGATTTAAAACAGGTCTCTGGGGCACCTTGCCTACATTAAACGTTGAAGGTGTTGACACAAAGAGAACAGTCATCCAGCTGTGGAAGATGAGTTCTGTTTTCCTCCACTGGGGTCAGTGGGGAAGATGTAAATTACTATTTGACATGACTGGTAAGCCATCTCCTCTGCTCTccactgtttatctctctcctctgttgtcctctgtctgtctctctctctctgttctctctctgtctcccctgtctctcccatgtctctctctctctgctccccctgctctccctctctctctctctctctctctctctctctgcttcccccctctctctctctctctatctctctctctctctctctcacacctgcttccccccctctctctctctctccctctctgtctctctccatgtctctctctctctctctctctctgggtctctcctctctgtctctctctctctctgctctccctgtctctctctctctctttctctctgctctctctctgctctccctgtctctctctctctctctctctctggtctcactctgtctgtctctctctctctgctctctctctctctcctgctcttccctgtctctctctctctctgctctctccctgtctgtgtctctctctctctatgctctccctggtctctctctctctcctctctctggtctcacctgtctgctctctctctccctctgctctctcctgtctgtctctctctgctctccctgtctctctctctctctctctctctctgctctctctctctctctgctctctcctgtctctctcttctctctctgctctctctctgtctctctctctgctctcccctgtctctctctctctgctctccctgtctctctctctctgctctcctctgctctctctctctctctgctctccctgtctctctctctgctcttccctgtctctctctctctgctctcccctgtctgtgctctctctatgctctccctgtctctctctctctctgctctctctgctctccctgctctctctctctgctctccctgtctgtctctctctctctctgctctccctgtctctctctctctctgctcactccctgtctctcactctcactctgctctcccctgtctctctctctctctgctctccctgtctctctctctgctctgccctttctctcctctctgctctcccctgctctctctctctctgctctccctgctctctctctctgctctcccgtctctctctctgctctccctgtctctctctctgctctctctctctctctctgctctaccctgctctctctctctctctgctctcccctgtctctctctctctgctctccctgctctctctctctgctctccctgtctctctctctctgctctcccctgtctctctctgctctcccctgtctctctctctctgctctccctgtctctctctctctctgctctcccctgtctctctctctggtctccctgtctctctctctctctgctctccctgtctctctctctgctctcccctgtctctctctatcgctgctctccctgtctgtctctctctctgctctcctgctctctctctcggctctccctctctgtctctctctctctctcatgctctctctctctgctccccctctctctctctctctctctctgctttccctctctctctctgctttcccctctctctctgctctcctctctctctctctctctctctctctctctctctctctctctctgctcccctctctctctctctctctgcttccccctctctctcccctgtctctctcccctgtctctctcccatgtctctctctctcttctctctggtctcacctgtctgtctctctctctctgctctccctgtctctctctctctctctgctctccccggtctctctctctctctctcctggtctcacctgtctgtctctctctctctgctctcccctgtctgtctctctctgctctccctctgtctctctctctctgctctcctgttctctctctctctctctctctctctctgctttcccctcctcttctctatatatgtgacatgatatatatatatatatatatatatatatatataaacatctgtatataacatatatcatatataacactgtctgtctctctctttctctctgcctcctgtctgtctctctctggtcatctgtctctctctgggtctcctcTAATTACCTTTTTCTCT
Encoded here:
- the LOC135566450 gene encoding putative uncharacterized protein DDB_G0271982; protein product: GKQRERERGEQRERERERERERERRESREREQGEQRERDRGEQRERESRV